The Microbacterium maritypicum genome contains a region encoding:
- a CDS encoding alpha-1,4-glucan--maltose-1-phosphate maltosyltransferase codes for MAARAGTRSSALRSPAQIPARALGEADAPGALRTTRIPLLDPSPAVPGGFAPKAFVGEVVPFSVIAFREGHDMIGVHLRLTSPSGEESLHRLSPLDDGTDTWTTDIALDEQGSWLFRFEAFSDDFATWAHAAELKVAAGVDVPVMAALGADLLTRAAAEKDRPAAQRKRLLAEAASLRDGDAATTIAVSTDAGLAQVFRDRPVRTLRSAGRTQSLNADRRAAGVGAWYEFFPRSEGAKRLKDGTVKSGTFRTATRRLPEVAAMGFDVVYLVPIHPIGSTNRKGRNNTLTTEPGDPGSPYAIGAADGGHDAIHPELGTAQDFRAFVRAARKEGLEIALDLALQASPDHPWVREHPEWFTTLPDGTIAYAENPPKKYQDIYPLNFDNDPAGIYAEMLRVVQHWVAQGVKIFRVDNPHTKPLQFWEWLIAEVNAVDPDVIFLAEAFTRPAVMRALAAVGFQQSYSYFTWRNTKAELEEFLTSVSHETSDYMRPNLFVNTHDILTEYLQFGGRAAYRIRACIAATAGPVYGVYAGYELFENVARPGSEENIDNEKYEYKFRDWAGAEARGESLAPLLRRLNEIRAAHPALQQLRNFRTHWSDDDAVLVYSKHLAAPFTGTGRADTIIVVANVDPHSVRETTVHLDTTQWGVPLGEPFEVEDLLTGAVWTWSDHNYVRLDAFAEPVHILKVRDRS; via the coding sequence GTGGCTGCACGTGCTGGTACTCGGTCCTCGGCTCTTCGGAGCCCCGCTCAGATCCCGGCGCGCGCCCTGGGTGAAGCGGATGCCCCCGGTGCGCTGCGGACGACCCGCATCCCTCTGCTCGATCCTTCCCCGGCTGTTCCGGGCGGATTCGCGCCGAAGGCCTTCGTCGGGGAGGTCGTTCCGTTCAGCGTGATCGCGTTCCGTGAGGGGCACGACATGATCGGCGTGCACCTCCGGCTCACCTCGCCATCCGGCGAAGAGAGCCTGCACCGACTCTCCCCCCTCGACGACGGTACGGACACCTGGACCACAGACATCGCCCTCGACGAGCAGGGGTCGTGGCTCTTCCGGTTCGAGGCGTTCTCCGACGACTTCGCGACCTGGGCACATGCGGCAGAGCTGAAGGTGGCGGCCGGTGTCGATGTACCGGTGATGGCCGCGCTCGGCGCCGATCTGCTCACCCGTGCCGCCGCGGAGAAGGACCGCCCCGCGGCACAGCGCAAGCGGCTGCTCGCCGAGGCCGCCTCGCTGCGCGACGGCGACGCCGCGACCACCATCGCCGTGTCGACGGACGCCGGACTCGCTCAGGTCTTCCGGGACCGCCCCGTCAGGACTCTGCGCTCCGCCGGACGCACGCAGAGCCTGAACGCCGACCGGCGCGCAGCCGGTGTCGGCGCCTGGTACGAGTTCTTCCCCCGATCCGAAGGTGCGAAGCGCCTGAAGGACGGCACCGTGAAGAGCGGCACCTTCCGCACGGCCACGAGACGGTTGCCCGAGGTCGCAGCCATGGGATTCGATGTCGTGTACCTGGTGCCGATCCATCCGATCGGGAGCACCAACCGCAAGGGACGCAACAACACGCTCACCACCGAGCCCGGCGATCCGGGCTCGCCCTACGCGATCGGCGCCGCAGACGGTGGTCACGACGCCATCCACCCCGAGTTGGGCACAGCCCAGGACTTCCGCGCCTTCGTGCGCGCGGCGCGGAAAGAGGGACTCGAGATCGCTCTCGATCTCGCCCTCCAGGCCTCCCCCGACCACCCCTGGGTGAGGGAGCACCCGGAGTGGTTCACGACTCTCCCCGACGGGACGATCGCGTACGCCGAGAACCCGCCGAAGAAGTACCAGGACATCTACCCGCTGAACTTCGACAACGATCCCGCCGGCATCTATGCCGAGATGCTGCGGGTCGTGCAGCACTGGGTCGCGCAGGGCGTGAAGATCTTCCGCGTGGACAACCCGCACACCAAGCCGTTGCAGTTCTGGGAGTGGCTCATCGCGGAGGTGAATGCGGTCGACCCCGACGTGATCTTCCTCGCTGAGGCGTTCACCCGGCCGGCAGTCATGCGCGCGCTCGCCGCCGTGGGGTTCCAGCAGAGCTACAGCTACTTCACCTGGCGCAACACCAAGGCCGAGCTCGAGGAGTTCCTCACCTCGGTGTCCCACGAGACCTCCGACTACATGCGTCCGAACCTCTTCGTGAACACGCACGACATCCTCACCGAGTACCTGCAGTTCGGGGGCAGGGCCGCCTATCGCATCCGCGCCTGCATCGCCGCGACGGCAGGCCCCGTGTACGGCGTGTATGCCGGATACGAGCTGTTCGAGAACGTCGCAAGGCCCGGATCCGAAGAGAACATCGACAACGAGAAGTACGAATACAAGTTCCGCGACTGGGCGGGGGCCGAAGCCCGCGGTGAGTCCCTCGCTCCCCTGCTGCGGCGACTGAACGAGATCCGCGCCGCGCACCCCGCGTTGCAGCAGCTGCGCAACTTCCGCACGCACTGGAGCGACGACGACGCCGTCCTCGTCTACAGCAAGCACCTGGCGGCGCCGTTCACCGGCACCGGACGTGCGGACACGATCATCGTCGTCGCCAACGTCGACCCGCACTCGGTGCGTGAGACGACCGTGCACCTCGACACGACGCAGTGGGGCGTCCCGCTGGGTGAGCCCTTCGAGGTGGAGGATCTCCTCACGGGTGCGGTCTGGACCTGGAGCGACCACAACTACGTGCGGCTCGACGCCTTCGCCGAGCCGGTGCACATCCTGAAGGTGAGGGACCGATCATGA
- the glgX gene encoding glycogen debranching protein GlgX: MPASRDLAMPGGSALDNLGVRLHDGVGTLRVWSQNASSIELVVFDATDLDWATDEVPLERLAGGIWEVTTELLQPGVRYAIRVGGPHGPGNTFNPETLLLDPYARGLAQGDGYEEWRSVVIVDGFDWGDSYKPRVPLDRTVIYEGHLKGLTKRHPDVPPALHGTYAGLAHPAMIEHFRSLGITSIELLPVHAFVPEPRLLERGLTNYWGYNTLNFFTPHTAYATEEARKEGPEAVLAEFKGMVRLLHEAGLEVILDVVYNHTSEEGIGGPRSSLRGIDNATYYRQDESGVYIDTTGCGNTLNTATDAGARLVLDSLRYWAQEMQIDGFRFDLATAIARDGAHTYTPEHPLLTAIASDPILADTKLIAEPWDVGLGGWQTGNFPAGWHEWNDRYRDRVRNFWLSDIDYARRASAPVGIGGFATRLAGSSNTFSEDRGPLASVNFVTAHDGFTLHDLVSYDVKHNEANGEQNRDGADMNRAFNHGIEGPTDDPTILAARRKAMRNLLGTLLLSAGIPMLTAGDEVGRTQRGNNNAYAQDSALTWLGWEFEPWQEDLRAHVSRLIRLRQENPALRPSRYARLGEHIPNASVMDWYDQNGETMEQGKWADPGNRTLQYVAASTPDTEAYNRILLIVHGTESPIDVRLPEEIEGATRFVSLWSSAHERPSDEQEVFAPGDVLPVSGTSMRLFRVE, encoded by the coding sequence ATGCCCGCGTCCCGAGACCTCGCCATGCCCGGCGGATCTGCCCTCGACAACCTCGGCGTTCGTCTGCACGACGGCGTCGGAACACTCCGTGTCTGGTCGCAGAACGCCTCATCGATAGAACTGGTCGTCTTCGACGCCACCGACCTCGACTGGGCGACCGACGAAGTGCCTCTCGAACGCCTCGCCGGAGGTATCTGGGAGGTCACCACCGAGCTCCTCCAGCCGGGAGTCCGCTACGCGATCCGCGTCGGCGGCCCGCACGGCCCGGGGAACACCTTCAACCCGGAGACGCTGCTGCTGGACCCGTACGCCCGCGGCCTCGCACAGGGCGACGGTTACGAGGAGTGGCGCTCGGTGGTCATCGTCGACGGGTTCGACTGGGGCGACTCGTACAAGCCCCGTGTCCCGCTGGATCGCACGGTCATCTACGAAGGCCACCTCAAGGGACTCACCAAGCGCCACCCCGATGTTCCGCCTGCTCTGCACGGCACCTACGCCGGTCTCGCACACCCCGCGATGATCGAGCACTTCCGCTCCCTGGGGATCACATCGATCGAACTGCTCCCGGTACATGCCTTCGTACCGGAGCCTCGCCTCCTCGAGCGCGGCCTCACCAACTACTGGGGCTACAACACGCTCAACTTCTTCACGCCGCACACCGCGTACGCGACCGAAGAGGCCCGCAAGGAGGGACCCGAAGCGGTCCTCGCCGAGTTCAAGGGCATGGTGCGGCTCCTGCATGAGGCCGGCCTCGAAGTGATCCTCGACGTCGTCTACAACCACACCTCCGAAGAGGGAATCGGCGGGCCTCGATCGAGCCTGCGCGGCATCGACAACGCCACCTACTACCGCCAGGACGAGTCCGGCGTCTACATCGACACCACCGGATGCGGCAACACCCTCAACACGGCCACCGACGCCGGGGCCAGGCTCGTGCTGGACTCCCTGCGCTACTGGGCGCAGGAGATGCAGATCGACGGGTTCCGCTTCGACCTCGCCACGGCCATCGCCCGCGACGGCGCCCACACCTACACGCCGGAACATCCGCTCCTCACCGCCATCGCCTCCGACCCGATCCTCGCCGACACGAAGCTCATCGCCGAGCCGTGGGACGTCGGCCTCGGCGGCTGGCAGACGGGCAACTTCCCGGCGGGGTGGCACGAGTGGAACGACCGCTACCGGGACAGGGTGCGCAACTTCTGGCTGAGCGACATCGACTACGCGCGTCGTGCCTCGGCCCCGGTCGGCATCGGTGGGTTCGCCACGCGTCTGGCCGGATCCTCGAACACCTTCAGCGAGGATCGTGGTCCGCTCGCCAGCGTGAACTTCGTCACCGCCCACGACGGCTTCACGCTCCATGACCTCGTCTCCTACGACGTCAAGCACAACGAGGCGAACGGCGAGCAGAACCGCGACGGCGCCGATATGAACCGTGCGTTCAACCATGGCATCGAAGGGCCGACCGACGACCCGACGATCCTCGCCGCGCGCCGCAAGGCCATGCGCAACCTGCTCGGCACGCTCCTCCTCTCGGCCGGCATCCCCATGCTCACCGCCGGCGACGAGGTCGGACGCACCCAGCGCGGCAACAACAACGCCTATGCGCAGGACTCGGCGCTGACCTGGCTCGGCTGGGAGTTCGAGCCCTGGCAGGAGGATCTGCGCGCCCATGTCTCCCGCCTGATCCGTCTGCGTCAGGAGAACCCTGCGCTGCGCCCCAGCCGCTACGCGCGACTCGGCGAACACATCCCCAACGCCTCGGTGATGGACTGGTACGACCAGAACGGCGAGACGATGGAGCAGGGCAAGTGGGCCGACCCCGGGAACCGGACGCTGCAGTACGTCGCCGCCTCCACACCCGACACCGAGGCCTACAACCGCATCCTGCTCATCGTGCACGGCACCGAATCGCCGATCGATGTGCGTCTCCCCGAAGAGATCGAAGGCGCGACTCGTTTCGTATCGCTGTGGTCGAGCGCCCACGAGCGCCCGTCCGACGAGCAAGAGGTCTTCGCGCCGGGTGATGTGCTGCCCGTCTCCGGAACCTCGATGAGGCTGTTCCGCGTCGAATGA
- a CDS encoding cysteine desulfurase family protein, whose protein sequence is MRHYLDHAATTPLRPEARDAWLAASETVGNASSTHGAGQDARRLLEESRERVAAVVDADPIEIVFTSGGTESINLALQGLWHARPPGSSVIVLPDGEHHATMDTVAALVDEGAELRRVLVTPEARIDPDEFAALLPGAALATALAANNEAGTINDARALAAAAAVSHVPLHLDAVAALGHVPLSFRSLRGEAASGVGLVAMSLAGHKIGAPVGVGALVTARSARVTALLRGGAQQRGLRAGTQDIAGAAAFAVALELAENEREDEAARLRLLRDRLVSGIRAAVPAAELLGDPIGRLPGNAHLLFPGAVGESLLFLLDVAGVAASTGSACQAGVAEPSHVVIAMGRSERDARSVLRFSLGRTSTDADVDAVLGVIAEAYTRASGAGTAARS, encoded by the coding sequence ATGCGGCACTATCTCGACCACGCGGCGACCACGCCCCTGCGCCCCGAGGCGCGAGATGCCTGGCTGGCCGCGTCGGAGACGGTCGGCAACGCCTCCTCGACGCACGGTGCCGGGCAGGACGCCCGTCGTCTGCTGGAGGAGTCGCGGGAGCGTGTCGCCGCGGTGGTCGACGCCGACCCGATCGAGATCGTGTTCACCTCGGGTGGCACCGAGTCCATCAACCTCGCGCTGCAGGGACTCTGGCACGCCCGCCCTCCGGGATCATCGGTCATCGTGCTGCCCGACGGCGAGCATCACGCGACGATGGACACGGTCGCGGCGCTCGTGGATGAAGGGGCTGAGCTGCGACGGGTGCTCGTCACCCCCGAGGCGCGGATCGATCCGGATGAGTTCGCCGCCCTGTTACCCGGTGCCGCGCTCGCGACCGCCCTCGCAGCCAACAACGAGGCCGGGACGATCAACGATGCCCGTGCCCTCGCTGCGGCCGCAGCGGTGTCGCACGTCCCCCTCCATCTCGATGCCGTCGCCGCGCTCGGACACGTGCCGCTGTCGTTCCGCTCCCTGCGCGGCGAGGCCGCAAGCGGCGTCGGACTCGTCGCGATGAGTCTCGCCGGGCACAAGATCGGCGCCCCTGTCGGCGTCGGAGCGCTCGTCACAGCCCGCTCCGCCCGCGTCACCGCGCTGCTTCGTGGCGGCGCGCAGCAGCGCGGTCTCCGCGCGGGTACGCAGGACATCGCCGGAGCCGCCGCGTTCGCCGTCGCCCTCGAGCTCGCCGAGAACGAACGCGAGGACGAGGCGGCCCGACTGCGCCTGCTGCGCGACCGTCTCGTCAGCGGGATCCGCGCGGCTGTGCCCGCCGCCGAGCTCCTCGGAGATCCCATCGGGCGTCTCCCCGGCAACGCGCACCTGCTGTTCCCCGGGGCTGTGGGGGAGAGCCTCCTGTTCCTCCTCGATGTCGCCGGGGTGGCCGCATCGACGGGTTCCGCGTGTCAGGCGGGAGTCGCCGAGCCCTCGCATGTCGTCATCGCGATGGGACGCAGCGAGCGAGACGCCAGGAGCGTCCTGCGTTTCTCCCTCGGGCGCACCTCGACGGACGCCGACGTCGACGCGGTGCTCGGCGTGATCGCGGAGGCCTACACACGCGCATCCGGCGCCGGCACAGCCGCACGCTCGTAG
- the mnmA gene encoding tRNA 2-thiouridine(34) synthase MnmA, translating into MRILAAMSGGVDSAVAAARAVEAGHDVVGVHLALSRAGGTLRTGSRGCCTIEDALDARRAADVLGIPFYVWDFSERFRDDVIQDFISEYQAGRTPNPCMRCNEKIKFAALLERAIELGFDAVCTGHYATLIDGDRGLELHRASDNAKDQSYVLGVLTAEQLAHTYFPLGTTPSKAIVRAEAEARGLSVAQKPDSHDICFIPDGDTRGWLAEKVGTATGEIVDRSGEVVGSHEGAHAFTVGQRRGLKLGVPAADGKPRFVLEVRPVSNTVVVGPKEALAIAEIAGERFSWAGAAPTEASFECHVQIRAHAEPVAAHAAISDEGVRVTPELPLDGVAPGQTAVLYIGTRVLGQFTIDTTVSAVPVGA; encoded by the coding sequence ATGCGGATCCTTGCGGCGATGAGCGGTGGAGTCGACTCCGCCGTCGCGGCCGCCCGAGCCGTGGAGGCGGGGCACGACGTGGTCGGAGTGCATCTGGCACTCTCCCGGGCCGGAGGAACCTTGCGCACGGGCAGTCGTGGGTGCTGCACCATCGAGGACGCGCTGGACGCCCGTCGTGCCGCTGACGTGCTCGGCATCCCGTTCTACGTGTGGGACTTCTCGGAGCGTTTCCGCGACGACGTGATCCAGGACTTCATCTCCGAATACCAGGCCGGCCGCACCCCCAATCCGTGCATGCGGTGCAACGAGAAGATCAAGTTCGCCGCGCTCCTGGAGCGCGCGATCGAGCTGGGCTTCGACGCGGTGTGCACCGGGCACTACGCGACACTGATCGACGGCGATCGGGGTCTCGAGCTGCACCGCGCGTCCGACAACGCCAAGGACCAGTCCTACGTGCTGGGAGTGCTGACCGCCGAGCAGCTCGCGCACACATACTTCCCCCTCGGCACGACGCCGTCGAAGGCGATCGTCCGCGCGGAAGCCGAGGCACGGGGTCTGAGCGTCGCGCAGAAGCCGGACAGCCACGACATCTGCTTCATCCCCGATGGGGACACCCGAGGCTGGCTCGCCGAGAAGGTCGGCACGGCGACGGGCGAGATCGTCGATCGCAGCGGAGAGGTCGTGGGCTCGCACGAAGGGGCCCACGCCTTCACGGTGGGACAGCGCCGCGGCCTCAAGCTCGGAGTCCCGGCAGCCGACGGCAAGCCACGATTCGTCCTCGAGGTGCGCCCGGTCTCGAACACCGTCGTGGTCGGTCCGAAAGAAGCCCTCGCGATCGCCGAGATCGCCGGGGAGCGGTTCAGCTGGGCCGGCGCCGCACCCACCGAGGCATCCTTCGAGTGCCACGTGCAGATCCGCGCCCATGCCGAGCCGGTCGCCGCGCACGCCGCGATCTCCGACGAAGGGGTACGCGTCACCCCGGAGCTGCCGCTCGACGGTGTCGCACCAGGGCAGACCGCCGTGCTGTACATCGGAACCCGTGTGCTCGGGCAGTTCACGATCGACACCACGGTCTCGGCCGTTCCCGTCGGCGCGTAG
- the ligA gene encoding NAD-dependent DNA ligase LigA, translated as MLENISLEDARTEAEELTTRILDAKEAYYGRDTSLVDDFTYDGWMHRLEELERLHPELQGQDSPTQMVGAAEATGLATIEHAERMLSLDNVFSIEELREWAAKTKASAGREIAWLTELKIDGLAINLRYENGVLTSAATRGDGRVGEIVTENALRLPEIPYRLSGEGHPSIVEVRGEVFIPVAAFERLNAAQASFRERAYADALERWESRGGVKKPFDEEKARTAAARRFPAFANPRNAASGGLRQQIDKKNGLELEAGLLRIESLALYVHGVGAWANPPVAAQSEVYDLLAQWGLPTSPHTKVCRTVDDVVSFVEYFGEHRHDIEHELDGIVVKVDELELHDELGATSRAPRWAIAYKYPPEEVQTKLLDIVVSVGRTGRATPFAVMAPAHVAGSVVRQATLHNKDVVKAKGVLIGDTVVLRKAGDVIPEVLGPVVEKRDGSEREFVMPVDCPECGTPLRAMKEGDIDLRCPNARSCPAQVRGRVEHIGSRGALDVEALGEVTAAALTQPTSPAVPPLETEAGLFALTLEQLVPIELFVRDAETGLPKEDEDGIVKTRAPFRRNPTPTEKKAGLEGPQPSSQALTLLAELEKAKTKDLWRLLVSLNIRHVGPVAARALAQWFGSLDAIRAASRDELAAVEGVGGIIADSLLAWFDVDWHQEIVQQWTDAGVQWATPGHPGPGAAVAEGGVLEGLTVVATGSLDGYTRDGAQEAILKAGGKAASSVSKKTHFVAAGPGAGSKLAKAEELGLRILDAAQFHILVTEGPDALPPVAEES; from the coding sequence GTGCTGGAGAACATCTCGCTGGAAGACGCCCGAACCGAAGCCGAGGAGCTGACCACTCGCATCCTCGATGCGAAAGAGGCCTACTACGGCCGTGACACCTCATTGGTCGACGACTTCACATATGACGGATGGATGCACCGGCTCGAAGAGCTCGAACGTCTGCATCCCGAACTGCAGGGACAGGACTCGCCGACGCAGATGGTCGGAGCCGCCGAGGCGACAGGGCTCGCAACCATCGAGCACGCGGAGAGGATGCTCAGCCTCGACAACGTCTTCTCCATCGAAGAGCTGAGGGAGTGGGCGGCGAAGACGAAGGCCTCGGCAGGGCGCGAGATCGCCTGGCTCACCGAGCTGAAGATCGACGGACTGGCGATCAACCTCCGCTACGAGAACGGTGTTCTGACCTCTGCAGCCACCCGAGGCGATGGGCGTGTGGGAGAGATCGTCACCGAGAACGCTCTGCGTCTTCCCGAGATCCCGTACCGGCTGAGCGGGGAGGGCCACCCCTCGATCGTCGAGGTGCGCGGCGAGGTCTTCATCCCCGTGGCTGCGTTCGAACGACTCAATGCGGCGCAGGCGTCCTTCCGCGAGCGCGCATATGCCGATGCTCTCGAGCGGTGGGAGTCGCGTGGGGGAGTGAAGAAGCCCTTCGATGAGGAGAAGGCGAGAACCGCGGCCGCCCGACGATTCCCCGCCTTCGCGAATCCGCGCAACGCGGCCAGCGGAGGGCTCCGCCAGCAGATCGACAAGAAGAACGGTCTCGAACTCGAAGCAGGCCTGCTGCGGATCGAGTCGCTCGCCCTCTACGTGCACGGCGTCGGCGCATGGGCGAACCCTCCCGTGGCGGCGCAGAGCGAGGTGTACGACCTGCTCGCACAGTGGGGGTTGCCCACGAGCCCGCACACGAAGGTGTGTCGCACCGTCGACGACGTCGTATCGTTCGTGGAGTACTTCGGCGAGCACCGGCACGACATCGAGCACGAGCTCGATGGGATCGTGGTCAAGGTCGACGAACTCGAGCTGCACGACGAACTCGGTGCGACGAGCCGCGCGCCGCGCTGGGCGATCGCCTACAAGTACCCGCCGGAAGAGGTGCAGACGAAGCTGCTCGACATCGTCGTGTCGGTCGGTCGCACCGGTCGTGCGACCCCGTTCGCAGTCATGGCCCCCGCTCACGTCGCCGGTTCCGTCGTCCGCCAGGCGACTCTGCACAACAAAGACGTCGTCAAGGCGAAGGGGGTGCTGATCGGCGACACCGTCGTGCTGCGCAAGGCCGGCGACGTCATCCCCGAGGTCCTCGGACCGGTGGTCGAGAAGCGCGACGGCAGCGAGCGGGAGTTCGTGATGCCCGTCGACTGCCCGGAGTGCGGCACACCGCTGCGGGCGATGAAGGAGGGCGATATCGATCTGCGATGCCCCAATGCGAGGTCGTGCCCGGCACAGGTGCGCGGCCGCGTCGAGCACATCGGCTCCCGTGGCGCCCTCGACGTCGAAGCGCTGGGCGAGGTCACCGCTGCCGCGCTGACGCAGCCCACGTCTCCCGCGGTGCCGCCGCTCGAAACCGAGGCGGGTCTTTTCGCGCTCACCCTCGAGCAGCTCGTTCCCATCGAGCTCTTCGTGCGCGACGCCGAGACGGGGCTCCCCAAGGAGGACGAGGACGGGATCGTGAAGACCCGAGCACCGTTCAGACGAAACCCCACACCGACCGAGAAGAAGGCCGGTCTCGAGGGTCCCCAGCCCTCATCCCAGGCGCTCACTCTGCTCGCTGAGCTGGAGAAGGCGAAGACCAAGGATCTGTGGCGACTGCTCGTGTCACTGAACATCCGTCATGTCGGCCCTGTCGCCGCCAGGGCGCTTGCGCAGTGGTTCGGTTCCCTCGACGCGATCCGCGCGGCCTCGCGCGATGAGCTGGCCGCGGTGGAGGGCGTGGGCGGGATCATCGCCGATTCGCTGCTCGCCTGGTTCGACGTCGACTGGCACCAGGAGATCGTGCAGCAGTGGACGGATGCGGGTGTGCAGTGGGCGACGCCCGGCCACCCCGGCCCTGGTGCGGCTGTCGCCGAGGGCGGCGTCCTCGAAGGTCTGACGGTGGTGGCGACCGGCTCGCTCGACGGATATACGCGAGACGGTGCGCAGGAAGCCATCCTCAAAGCGGGCGGCAAGGCGGCCTCCAGCGTGTCGAAGAAGACCCATTTCGTCGCTGCCGGACCCGGCGCGGGGTCGAAGCTCGCGAAGGCGGAGGAGCTCGGTCTGCGCATCCTCGACGCGGCGCAGTTCCACATCCTGGTCACCGAAGGGCCTGACGCGCTCCCGCCTGTGGCCGAAGAGTCGTGA
- a CDS encoding DEAD/DEAH box helicase: MTPEDAVLTDAPEDTPATPGFEELGITGPVLKAIKDLGYETPSPIQAATIPTLLAGRDVVGMAQTGTGKTAAFALPVLERLDVSQKTPQALVLAPTRELALQVCEAFESYASKMKGVHMLPVYGGQAYGVQLSALRRGVHVIVGTPGRIMDHLAKGTLDLSQLQYLVLDEADEMLKMGFAEDVEQILAQTPVEKQVALFSATMPPQIRRLAQKYLRDPEEISIKSKTATGTNITQRYLVVSYAQKVDALTRILEVENFDGMIVFVRTKNETETLAEKLRARGYSAAAINGDVPQVQRERSVNQLKDGKLDILVATDVAARGLDVERISHVINFDIPTDTESYVHRIGRTGRAGRSGDAISFITPRERYLLKHIEKATRQVPTQMQLPSTEDVNTTRLNRFDDAITTALSETARIEAFRDIVAHYVRHHDVPEGDVAAALAVVAQGDKPLLLDPANDALTRAVEADNRPPRERAGRDAREPRTERRGRGDYTAYRIEVGRRHRVEPRQIVGALANEGGLGRDDFGAINIRPDFSTVELPSNLDASVLEKLRDTRISGRLIEIKPDRGPGARRAGGPRESRDDGGRSDRFERRDRDERPARDTRDEKPFRKPRHKS; encoded by the coding sequence GTGACCCCTGAAGATGCAGTGCTGACCGACGCCCCCGAGGACACTCCCGCGACCCCCGGATTCGAGGAGCTCGGCATCACCGGGCCCGTCCTCAAAGCCATCAAGGATCTCGGATACGAGACCCCGTCGCCCATCCAGGCGGCCACCATCCCGACTCTTCTCGCCGGCCGCGATGTCGTCGGCATGGCGCAGACCGGTACCGGGAAGACCGCGGCATTCGCGCTCCCCGTCCTCGAGCGCCTCGACGTCTCGCAGAAGACCCCGCAGGCCCTCGTGCTGGCTCCCACGCGCGAGCTCGCCCTCCAGGTCTGTGAAGCCTTCGAGTCCTACGCCTCCAAGATGAAGGGCGTGCACATGCTGCCCGTCTACGGCGGCCAGGCCTACGGCGTGCAGCTCTCTGCTCTTCGCCGCGGCGTGCACGTGATCGTCGGCACGCCGGGGCGCATCATGGACCACCTCGCCAAGGGCACTCTCGACCTCTCGCAGTTGCAGTACCTGGTGCTCGACGAGGCCGATGAGATGCTGAAGATGGGCTTCGCGGAAGATGTCGAGCAGATCCTCGCGCAGACGCCCGTCGAGAAGCAGGTCGCCTTGTTCTCCGCGACCATGCCCCCGCAGATCCGTCGCCTCGCGCAGAAGTACCTGCGCGATCCGGAAGAGATCAGCATCAAGTCGAAGACCGCGACCGGCACGAACATCACGCAGCGGTACCTCGTGGTGTCGTACGCGCAGAAGGTCGACGCGCTCACCCGCATCCTCGAGGTCGAGAACTTCGACGGCATGATCGTCTTCGTCCGCACCAAGAACGAGACCGAGACGCTCGCCGAGAAGCTGCGTGCCCGTGGCTACTCCGCTGCCGCGATCAACGGCGACGTGCCCCAGGTGCAGCGCGAACGCAGCGTGAACCAGCTCAAGGACGGCAAGCTCGACATCCTCGTCGCCACCGACGTCGCCGCGCGTGGTCTCGATGTCGAGCGCATCAGCCACGTCATCAACTTCGACATCCCCACCGACACCGAGTCTTACGTGCACCGCATCGGACGCACGGGCCGTGCGGGTCGCAGCGGTGATGCGATCAGCTTCATCACGCCGCGCGAGCGCTACCTGCTCAAGCACATCGAGAAGGCGACGCGTCAGGTCCCGACGCAGATGCAGCTGCCCAGCACGGAAGACGTCAACACCACCCGCCTGAACCGCTTCGACGACGCGATCACCACGGCACTGTCGGAGACCGCGCGCATCGAGGCGTTCCGCGACATCGTCGCGCACTACGTCCGTCACCACGACGTGCCGGAGGGCGATGTGGCCGCGGCCCTCGCCGTCGTGGCGCAGGGCGACAAGCCGCTGCTCCTCGACCCCGCCAACGATGCCCTCACCAGGGCGGTGGAAGCCGACAACCGTCCGCCGCGCGAGCGCGCCGGCCGCGACGCTCGCGAACCGCGTACCGAGCGACGCGGGCGGGGCGACTACACCGCCTACCGCATCGAGGTCGGCCGACGTCACCGTGTCGAGCCGCGACAGATCGTCGGCGCGCTCGCCAACGAGGGTGGACTGGGGCGCGACGACTTCGGCGCGATCAACATCCGCCCCGACTTCTCCACCGTGGAGCTGCCGTCGAACCTCGATGCTTCCGTCCTCGAGAAGCTGCGCGACACGCGTATCTCCGGTCGTCTGATCGAGATCAAGCCCGACCGCGGCCCCGGCGCACGACGCGCGGGAGGTCCCCGTGAGAGCCGCGATGACGGCGGACGGAGCGACCGTTTCGAGCGTCGGGATCGCGATGAGCGTCCGGCACGAGACACGCGCGACGAGAAGCCGTTCCGCAAGCCGCGTCACAAGAGCTGA